The proteins below come from a single uncultured Dethiosulfovibrio sp. genomic window:
- the pcp gene encoding pyroglutamyl-peptidase I: MRILLTGFEPFGGEPINPALEAVKSLDGRTVAGASVSVCELPTARWRSLEALKGAISKLDPDIVVSIGQAGGRFDITPERVAINVDDYRIKDNDGNQPVNEAIEIEGPTAYWSTLPVKAMVSAMKEAGVPASVSNSAGTFVCNHVFYGLMHILAQEGNRRKGGFIHIPYLPEQAARLGGQPSMSLDCIVGGLEAALAAALTVDEDYKDVGGTIC; the protein is encoded by the coding sequence ATGAGAATACTTCTTACCGGATTTGAGCCTTTTGGAGGGGAGCCAATCAATCCCGCCTTAGAGGCGGTCAAGAGTCTAGATGGTCGGACCGTTGCCGGGGCTTCAGTCTCGGTGTGCGAGCTTCCTACGGCCCGTTGGAGGTCTCTGGAGGCGCTGAAGGGGGCTATCTCCAAGCTGGATCCCGATATAGTGGTCTCCATAGGTCAGGCAGGGGGACGGTTCGATATAACCCCTGAGAGGGTCGCCATCAACGTGGACGATTACCGCATAAAGGACAACGACGGCAATCAACCCGTGAACGAGGCTATAGAGATCGAGGGGCCAACGGCCTACTGGTCCACCCTACCTGTAAAGGCCATGGTCTCGGCGATGAAGGAGGCTGGCGTTCCGGCATCGGTATCAAACTCCGCCGGAACCTTCGTCTGCAACCACGTGTTCTACGGACTTATGCATATACTGGCCCAGGAGGGCAACCGTAGAAAGGGAGGGTTTATCCATATTCCCTATCTACCCGAACAGGCCGCTAGGTTAGGGGGGCAGCCCAGCATGTCCCTGGACTGTATAGTCGGCGGACTAGAGGCCGCCTTGGCTGCCGCATTGACAGTGGACGAGGACTATAAAGACGTCGGCGGAACTATATGTTAG
- a CDS encoding sigma-70 family RNA polymerase sigma factor translates to MSTGYTVESNGMDRSTVSFYRFAPLVRSVARRYAGRGADLDDLISQASCDVLELILSCPDDKSMALHLSQNLPGKVRDAAAKLRRQADHGSIEELSESGYEPEDLRPNYTPQLLLAGIPIEPDDFLLVEDLLYGLTQAEIAKDLGCSQQNVSHMIKKLRTKLQKHLN, encoded by the coding sequence ATGAGTACAGGTTACACCGTGGAAAGCAATGGAATGGACAGATCTACCGTCTCTTTTTATCGTTTTGCTCCTCTGGTTCGAAGCGTCGCCCGCCGTTATGCCGGACGGGGGGCCGATCTGGATGACCTGATCTCTCAGGCGTCCTGTGACGTTCTGGAGCTTATCCTGAGTTGCCCTGATGATAAGTCCATGGCTCTCCATCTGTCTCAAAACCTCCCCGGCAAGGTCCGTGACGCAGCGGCGAAGCTCAGAAGGCAAGCGGACCACGGCAGCATAGAGGAACTGTCCGAATCGGGCTACGAACCGGAAGACCTGCGGCCCAACTACACCCCCCAGCTTCTTCTGGCGGGAATCCCCATAGAGCCCGACGACTTCCTCCTGGTGGAAGACCTGCTCTACGGCCTGACCCAAGCGGAGATAGCTAAAGACCTAGGCTGTTCCCAACAGAACGTCAGCCACATGATAAAGAAGCTGCGAACCAAGCTACAGAAACACCTGAATTGA
- a CDS encoding D-Ala-D-Ala carboxypeptidase family metallohydrolase, protein MNNRVPLSPHFRLDEFQCPCCLTVRLQPELLLRLEALRGRWGPVRITSGYRCPSHNREVGGVKNSRHTVGAAVDVAVAQQRQRSFCLLAREEGFCSVIPYGSRGFVHLAVDL, encoded by the coding sequence TTGAATAACCGTGTGCCCCTCTCTCCCCATTTCAGGCTAGACGAATTTCAGTGCCCTTGCTGTCTCACCGTTCGCCTCCAGCCGGAACTTCTCCTCCGGTTGGAGGCCCTCAGGGGCCGGTGGGGCCCTGTGAGGATAACCAGCGGCTATCGTTGCCCCAGCCATAACCGGGAGGTAGGAGGGGTAAAGAACAGCCGTCACACCGTAGGGGCCGCCGTCGACGTGGCGGTCGCCCAACAGCGACAAAGGTCCTTTTGCCTTCTTGCGAGAGAGGAAGGGTTTTGCTCGGTGATCCCCTACGGGAGCCGAGGATTCGTCCACCTAGCGGTGGACCTTTAA
- a CDS encoding YvrJ family protein, with product MEELLASVAQNGFSIAVAAYLLIRMESRVESLSQAIQELRLAIVESRVE from the coding sequence GTGGAAGAGCTACTGGCCAGCGTGGCCCAAAACGGCTTCTCCATAGCGGTAGCGGCCTATCTGCTGATTCGCATGGAAAGCCGGGTCGAAAGCCTCAGCCAGGCCATACAGGAACTGAGACTAGCCATAGTGGAGAGCAGAGTTGAATAA
- a CDS encoding DUF2922 domain-containing protein → MKTVKMIFGKVDGTKTSLSLRYAKDDLTEAQVRSAMQAVIDNDALTAGVASIVGAELIDRTVTDIIV, encoded by the coding sequence GTGAAAACAGTGAAGATGATCTTCGGAAAGGTCGACGGAACCAAGACCAGCCTCTCCCTCCGCTACGCCAAGGACGACCTCACCGAGGCCCAGGTCCGAAGTGCCATGCAGGCGGTCATAGACAACGACGCCCTCACCGCCGGTGTGGCGTCCATCGTCGGGGCGGAGCTGATCGACAGAACGGTAACCGACATAATCGTCTAG
- a CDS encoding DUF1659 domain-containing protein has product MASFVPMSSRIVMRCQVGTTVDGTPKLGSLSVSKVDPALTADKVDAVVTALGGLLSVPVVESHKADVNLVSA; this is encoded by the coding sequence ATGGCAAGCTTTGTACCTATGTCCAGCCGCATCGTCATGAGGTGTCAGGTGGGAACCACCGTCGACGGAACTCCCAAGCTCGGGAGCCTGTCGGTCTCCAAAGTGGACCCCGCCCTCACCGCCGACAAGGTGGACGCCGTGGTGACCGCTCTGGGCGGACTTCTGTCCGTACCGGTGGTGGAGTCCCACAAGGCCGACGTCAACCTGGTCTCAGCCTAG
- the cas2 gene encoding CRISPR-associated endonuclease Cas2 — protein MIYDVGERRVAKMLKTGRKYLNWVQNSVLEGELSEGLLAKLKAEVKQKIDHESDSVIFYTWRSERYTAREVIGIERNEINIIV, from the coding sequence ATGATATACGACGTAGGGGAGAGACGAGTCGCCAAGATGTTGAAAACTGGCCGAAAGTACCTCAACTGGGTTCAAAACTCCGTTCTTGAGGGCGAGCTCTCCGAGGGACTTCTTGCTAAACTCAAGGCGGAAGTTAAGCAAAAAATAGACCATGAATCGGATAGCGTTATATTCTACACCTGGAGAAGTGAGAGATATACAGCTAGAGAAGTCATTGGAATAGAGAGAAATGAAATAAACATTATTGTGTAG
- the cas1b gene encoding type I-B CRISPR-associated endonuclease Cas1b: MGKTIYIFSSGELKRKDNTVVFEGEDGRKFLPVETTDELMIFGEVSLNKRFLEFCTASHVPLHFFNHHGYYQGSYSPREFLNSGATILAQAACYLDHEKRVDVARRIVCGAMDNMAVVLNYYRRRGNESLVSMLSNIDSYKGKLDKSDSVAEIMGLEGNGREAYYSAFDHITGGGPFAFDVRSRRPPQNRMNALISFLNSMCYVTALSQIYRTHLDPRIGFLHETNFRRFSLNLDVAEIFKPILVDRIIFSLINKKVIQAKHFDDGPSGGIYLQESGRKIVVSAWEERLQQTIDHPRLKRKVSYRGLIRMEVHKLEKHILGDQTYEPHISGW, from the coding sequence ATGGGAAAGACAATATATATTTTCTCTTCTGGAGAGCTTAAGCGTAAAGACAATACGGTGGTTTTCGAGGGAGAGGACGGCAGAAAATTTCTCCCCGTCGAGACCACCGACGAGCTGATGATCTTTGGGGAAGTATCTTTAAACAAGCGATTTCTGGAATTCTGCACCGCCAGCCATGTGCCACTACACTTTTTCAACCATCACGGATATTACCAGGGCAGTTATTCCCCGAGAGAGTTTTTAAACTCTGGAGCAACTATACTTGCCCAGGCAGCCTGCTACCTGGACCATGAAAAAAGAGTTGACGTAGCCCGTAGAATCGTCTGTGGGGCTATGGATAACATGGCAGTTGTGCTGAATTACTACCGTCGGAGGGGTAATGAATCCCTTGTATCCATGCTTTCCAATATCGACTCCTACAAGGGCAAGCTGGATAAAAGCGACTCCGTAGCGGAGATTATGGGCCTTGAGGGAAACGGTCGAGAGGCATATTACAGTGCCTTCGATCACATCACCGGAGGGGGCCCCTTTGCCTTCGACGTCAGATCTCGTCGCCCTCCTCAGAACAGGATGAACGCCCTGATCAGCTTTCTAAACTCTATGTGCTACGTCACCGCCCTGTCCCAGATATACCGAACCCACCTGGACCCTCGGATAGGATTCCTACACGAGACCAACTTTCGCCGATTCAGCCTGAATCTGGACGTAGCGGAGATATTCAAGCCAATCCTGGTCGATAGGATTATATTCTCCCTGATAAACAAGAAGGTCATCCAGGCCAAGCACTTCGACGACGGCCCCTCCGGTGGGATCTACCTTCAGGAGTCAGGGCGAAAGATAGTGGTCTCGGCCTGGGAGGAGCGGTTGCAGCAGACCATCGACCATCCAAGGCTCAAGAGAAAGGTAAGCTATAGAGGGCTTATTAGGATGGAGGTTCACAAGCTGGAGAAGCACATACTAGGGGATCAAACCTATGAGCCTCACATCTCTGGGTGGTGA
- the cas4 gene encoding CRISPR-associated protein Cas4, giving the protein MAVPCFSELPRIGGTLVWYFSICHREVWFMSHGIEPDREDDFLVMGRLIDENSYRRDRHSVSFGDNRFDIVKVEDGTLVVGEVKKSSRSMDAARLQLAHYLYDLWKDGIIAKGQLLFPKEKRREEVELTEEIRHRLDGVYEEIREIACMATPPKAVKNRFCSVCAYSDLCWS; this is encoded by the coding sequence ATGGCGGTGCCCTGTTTCTCTGAGCTTCCTAGAATAGGTGGAACCCTTGTATGGTATTTTTCCATCTGCCACAGGGAGGTATGGTTTATGTCCCATGGGATAGAGCCGGATAGAGAGGACGACTTTTTGGTCATGGGCAGGCTGATCGACGAAAATTCCTATCGCAGAGACAGACACTCCGTCTCCTTTGGTGATAATCGGTTCGACATCGTAAAGGTTGAGGACGGAACCCTGGTTGTCGGTGAGGTCAAAAAGAGTAGCCGATCTATGGACGCCGCCAGGCTTCAATTGGCCCACTATCTTTACGATCTCTGGAAGGACGGAATAATCGCCAAGGGACAGTTGCTCTTTCCTAAGGAGAAAAGGCGGGAGGAAGTGGAGTTGACCGAGGAAATCAGGCATAGGTTGGACGGAGTGTACGAGGAGATACGCGAAATCGCCTGTATGGCAACCCCGCCGAAGGCGGTAAAAAACCGTTTTTGCTCCGTCTGCGCCTATAGTGACCTTTGCTGGAGCTGA
- the cas3 gene encoding CRISPR-associated helicase Cas3', which produces MCLSAGRTWSPGSLPGDLFSHPDRSLADHLEGTTSMALELARRFRIPIDISLLECAAMTHDLEKANPLFQSYLLGRSRTGVNHACPSSCFSLHLTGSLWATEAVRRHHTHMVNAKDSKQFWIAREDSLSEIQGHMSSVIPSWRRWISQEDWEGFIDTLWDPAVSEGDWLTLRSLLSLLVTADRMDAIGVRSLLEEPFPAFSPIDFSVRKPTSVDHWRSEVHDECLQSSRGITSPGLYTLTLPTGAGKTVTGLEIAYDIASRNGCKNIIYALPFISIIEQNSSVAKELFGIESVQEDHSQMISGKEGPDDDYVYSPWDKMSVLFRYWRSPVILTTMVQLWNSIYDPRANSSMDFHRLSRSVVIMDEPQGIPPKFWSGMGKTLDFLSEKLGTYFILMTATQPQIGEGIEISPKRYHFPNVRHRYKVLKEKFPLDDLPDLLFENLPVAKGSGLVVLNTRKSAIRTYKLLKERLEGDVYFLSAWMTPIHRRKVLKRIKQAQLSGEPHYLISTQVVEAGVDLDFDWVFRDMGPLDSVVQVAGRCNRHGDPSRMGKVLVAEIIAENKVPYCSYVYDDVLLERSRRILRDRGDFDERDIPQIVQAYYGEIMDGISFSPVWEKLQKGLWGPEEKEELIPRDFKGFKVFVELDQDIRHILSRLRDDKWTLESLDEKKRLAKIAQQYAIEVPIEELKQWRGELARFLTEDDIPPLGPFLGDDSWFLTSAAVGDIYDDQVGFVPVSLWGGGDGGALFL; this is translated from the coding sequence ATGTGTCTCTCTGCGGGGAGGACCTGGTCGCCTGGTTCCCTGCCTGGTGATCTGTTCAGCCATCCTGATCGGTCTCTTGCAGACCATTTGGAGGGCACGACCTCAATGGCCCTTGAGCTGGCCCGGAGGTTTCGTATACCTATAGATATTTCTCTCCTTGAATGTGCGGCAATGACTCACGATCTGGAGAAAGCTAACCCACTTTTTCAGAGCTATCTTTTGGGCAGAAGCAGGACAGGCGTTAACCACGCCTGTCCCTCCTCCTGTTTCTCCTTGCACCTGACAGGATCTCTTTGGGCAACCGAGGCCGTTCGCAGACACCACACTCATATGGTGAACGCAAAAGACTCAAAGCAATTTTGGATCGCCAGGGAGGACTCTCTCTCCGAAATTCAGGGCCATATGAGCTCGGTGATTCCTTCCTGGAGGAGATGGATATCTCAGGAGGATTGGGAGGGTTTTATCGATACCCTTTGGGATCCTGCGGTTTCGGAAGGGGATTGGCTGACTCTGCGGAGCCTACTTTCTCTTCTAGTCACCGCCGATCGAATGGACGCCATAGGGGTCAGGTCCCTGTTGGAAGAGCCTTTTCCGGCCTTTTCGCCTATCGATTTTTCCGTAAGAAAACCCACCTCGGTGGATCATTGGCGGTCGGAGGTCCACGATGAATGCCTCCAAAGTTCCCGAGGGATAACCTCCCCAGGGCTCTACACCTTGACCCTTCCGACAGGAGCTGGAAAGACAGTCACAGGTCTGGAGATCGCCTATGACATAGCTTCCAGGAACGGATGTAAGAACATAATCTATGCTCTGCCGTTCATCAGTATCATAGAGCAGAATTCATCGGTGGCTAAAGAGCTTTTCGGTATCGAATCTGTTCAGGAGGATCACAGCCAGATGATATCAGGCAAGGAGGGGCCGGATGACGACTATGTGTACTCTCCTTGGGATAAGATGTCTGTCCTCTTTAGGTATTGGAGATCTCCGGTGATTCTGACTACCATGGTTCAGCTATGGAACTCTATATACGATCCGAGAGCCAATTCCTCGATGGACTTTCACAGGTTAAGCCGGTCGGTGGTGATCATGGACGAACCTCAGGGAATCCCCCCTAAGTTTTGGTCCGGTATGGGAAAGACTCTGGATTTTCTCAGCGAAAAGCTGGGGACCTATTTTATCCTGATGACCGCCACCCAGCCTCAAATAGGAGAGGGCATAGAGATATCTCCCAAGAGGTATCACTTCCCTAACGTAAGACATCGTTATAAGGTTTTAAAAGAGAAGTTTCCCCTTGACGATTTGCCGGATCTGCTTTTTGAAAATCTACCTGTCGCCAAAGGCTCTGGCCTTGTCGTTCTGAACACCAGAAAATCGGCCATAAGGACTTATAAACTGTTGAAAGAACGGCTGGAAGGGGATGTCTACTTCCTCTCGGCGTGGATGACCCCTATTCACAGAAGAAAGGTTCTCAAGAGAATAAAGCAAGCTCAGCTGTCTGGGGAACCCCATTATCTGATTTCCACCCAGGTCGTCGAGGCTGGTGTCGATCTCGATTTCGACTGGGTATTTCGGGATATGGGCCCTTTGGACAGCGTCGTCCAGGTTGCAGGGCGATGTAACAGGCACGGTGATCCTAGCAGAATGGGCAAGGTGCTTGTGGCGGAAATTATCGCTGAAAATAAAGTCCCTTACTGTTCCTATGTTTACGACGATGTCCTCCTTGAGAGATCCAGGAGAATTCTCAGAGATAGGGGGGATTTCGACGAAAGGGATATACCTCAGATAGTGCAAGCCTACTACGGGGAGATTATGGATGGAATAAGTTTTTCTCCTGTGTGGGAAAAGCTTCAAAAAGGCTTGTGGGGACCGGAGGAGAAAGAAGAGCTTATCCCTAGGGACTTTAAGGGGTTTAAGGTCTTTGTCGAGTTAGATCAAGATATCCGCCACATCCTGTCCCGCCTTCGGGACGATAAATGGACCCTTGAGTCCCTCGATGAGAAAAAACGGCTGGCTAAGATTGCCCAACAGTATGCCATAGAGGTTCCCATCGAGGAGTTAAAACAGTGGCGGGGGGAATTGGCCCGCTTTTTGACGGAAGACGACATCCCTCCTCTGGGGCCGTTCCTGGGAGACGATAGTTGGTTTCTGACCAGTGCCGCTGTGGGAGATATCTACGATGACCAGGTGGGGTTCGTGCCGGTCTCCCTTTGGGGAGGAGGTGATGGCGGTGCCCTGTTTCTCTGA
- the cas5b gene encoding type I-B CRISPR-associated protein Cas5b encodes MATVFDVTAPMAMFRKPYTTTSSVSYAFPPPTAVAGLISAISGISNGSDQSGCGAQYWNALSGTSIAVGIRGKVSWMSQALNMWNVKNPGKNAHIQVKHQFVARPRYRIYVSGGIEDRLDGYLKRGAFVYTPYLGTAYALADLEYVGRFGSASPDGGSLALDTIVPWTDGMTVDVLSSGGAFKERVPLQFDVGRGLVKACSVIYSPAGDGKVVVKERGELDVSLCGEDLVAWFPAW; translated from the coding sequence GTGGCTACGGTCTTCGATGTCACCGCTCCTATGGCGATGTTCAGAAAGCCCTACACGACGACCTCTTCCGTCTCCTACGCTTTCCCACCCCCTACCGCTGTGGCGGGATTGATATCGGCTATTTCGGGGATATCGAACGGCAGCGATCAGAGTGGCTGTGGCGCCCAATACTGGAATGCCCTTAGCGGAACCTCTATCGCCGTGGGGATAAGAGGCAAGGTCTCGTGGATGAGCCAGGCTCTCAATATGTGGAACGTCAAAAATCCCGGCAAAAACGCTCATATTCAGGTGAAGCATCAGTTTGTCGCAAGGCCCAGATACAGAATATACGTATCAGGGGGTATCGAGGATAGGCTTGACGGTTACCTCAAAAGAGGTGCCTTTGTCTATACCCCTTACCTTGGAACGGCCTATGCCCTTGCGGATTTGGAATATGTGGGCAGGTTTGGTTCCGCTTCCCCCGATGGCGGTTCTCTGGCTTTGGATACGATCGTTCCCTGGACGGATGGAATGACCGTAGATGTTCTCTCCAGCGGAGGAGCCTTTAAGGAAAGGGTTCCCCTTCAGTTCGATGTCGGGAGGGGCTTAGTGAAAGCTTGCTCGGTTATCTACTCTCCAGCGGGCGACGGAAAGGTGGTAGTAAAAGAGAGGGGGGAGCTTGATGTGTCTCTCTGCGGGGAGGACCTGGTCGCCTGGTTCCCTGCCTGGTGA
- the cas7b gene encoding type I-B CRISPR-associated protein Cas7/Csh2 — MSFNGRREYLFVYTVKDANPNGDPLDANSPRRDEETGQIMVSDVRVKRTVRDQWIREGKEVFVDGETKTLNTRVDEIKKSFSVSTGREALANCIDTRLFGVTFALGKESFSWTGPVQFKWGRSLHRAEPKLVQGTAAFTTGEGKEQRSFRNEYIVPFVVIADYGIANQYASSQTGATDDDLDCLRESLWKGTINLITRSKVGHCPRFLLEVSYMDGFDGAVGSMDEKVELKNPDGSPMSEDQQLALRAPDSCSMDISRLVGKLVAREKDVRKIRVITDKEIPVVGLDELCDTFGERIVIETR; from the coding sequence ATGAGCTTTAACGGCAGACGGGAATATCTTTTTGTATACACGGTGAAGGACGCTAACCCCAACGGAGACCCTTTGGACGCCAACAGCCCCAGAAGGGACGAGGAGACGGGGCAGATAATGGTATCCGACGTCAGGGTGAAAAGGACCGTAAGGGACCAGTGGATCAGGGAAGGTAAAGAGGTTTTCGTCGACGGAGAGACCAAGACCCTTAATACCAGGGTGGACGAGATCAAGAAGAGCTTTTCCGTCTCCACCGGAAGGGAGGCCCTGGCTAACTGTATAGACACCAGGCTTTTTGGGGTTACTTTCGCACTTGGGAAAGAGTCTTTTTCCTGGACTGGCCCTGTCCAGTTCAAGTGGGGAAGGTCCCTCCACAGGGCCGAGCCTAAACTGGTTCAGGGAACCGCCGCCTTCACTACCGGAGAGGGAAAGGAGCAGAGGTCTTTCCGAAACGAATACATCGTCCCCTTTGTGGTTATAGCGGACTACGGTATCGCCAACCAATACGCCTCCTCCCAGACCGGTGCCACCGACGACGATCTGGACTGCCTCAGAGAGTCTCTCTGGAAGGGAACCATAAACCTCATCACCAGGAGCAAGGTCGGTCACTGTCCTAGGTTCCTCCTGGAGGTGTCCTACATGGACGGTTTTGACGGAGCGGTTGGGTCTATGGACGAAAAGGTCGAGCTTAAAAACCCCGATGGTAGCCCTATGTCGGAGGACCAGCAGCTCGCTCTGAGGGCTCCCGATAGCTGTTCTATGGACATCTCCCGCCTGGTTGGGAAACTTGTGGCGAGGGAGAAGGACGTGAGGAAAATCCGGGTGATCACCGATAAGGAAATTCCCGTCGTCGGCCTGGACGAACTTTGCGATACCTTCGGGGAGCGGATCGTTATAGAGACGAGGTGA
- a CDS encoding TM1802 family CRISPR-associated protein translates to MNFDFFDGFSDPYMKTDSGKGIFVAGIVLGMVARGQGGGQDVDGTPLFKQLNFGRMKKRDVAKHMSRVPELVGAYRLKYGRLINALAAQGGELLLAGNEREIGVDGNFAFSVAFLNANKYFWSIFKSDTKDMDDDQVDMKGDN, encoded by the coding sequence ATGAATTTCGACTTTTTTGACGGATTTTCCGATCCCTACATGAAAACCGACAGCGGAAAAGGAATTTTCGTCGCAGGAATAGTGCTGGGAATGGTGGCCAGAGGTCAAGGCGGCGGGCAGGACGTGGACGGAACCCCTCTCTTTAAGCAGCTGAATTTCGGCAGGATGAAGAAAAGAGACGTAGCAAAGCATATGTCTCGGGTGCCCGAGCTTGTCGGGGCATACCGACTAAAATACGGTAGGCTCATCAATGCCCTTGCAGCCCAAGGCGGGGAATTGCTGCTGGCGGGCAACGAGAGGGAGATAGGCGTAGACGGCAACTTCGCTTTTTCCGTGGCTTTCCTCAACGCCAACAAGTATTTTTGGTCTATTTTTAAGAGCGATACCAAGGATATGGACGACGATCAGGTCGATATGAAAGGAGATAACTAA
- a CDS encoding TM1802 family CRISPR-associated protein, whose translation MDAVRDLGLLASGSSTGEGLDSFLQLPLPIIDDEDRRGKVIRVWMRASDPDGDVLELEGISRIDLVDYLSGEGGLDDHKRKYLYRDPVGSNTTWGFSPIYKLGAPKGDLEARVVALVGIADDDGFLRWREDKDTRFFKLEKRVLGDYQLSGRFTQGSLDGILRDLESKVHEIAELWEDKKRSYILMFGLEKNGKYLYPGEANAFKGYFEDKFSKVSGDSGKAGKGKGEVRCSMCDQKGSSSVNLDKIFAFATFDKASFLPGLDKKSESKVFPICQECFAALSSGREILDRAFTDRQTVRGLNLYVVPELTLGSDKLAMASEHTADFVRHGLKVEDKVFRRLARQDDSLVLHFLFWEKNQAQEILHLMVEDVPPSRLKRLEDLWIESYRHFLWNYMEKPVFDPKEIDLDVGLKVIYQVMTSLSGKNEQDKKVMVSRILDLLGRLLSGELVDVTGIKQLMVSRLYGLCSNPEWIRYGGSEMRKMSAVIDFLIRANRR comes from the coding sequence GTGGACGCAGTTAGGGATCTAGGGCTTTTAGCCTCAGGGAGTTCCACAGGGGAAGGGTTGGACAGCTTTCTCCAGCTTCCCTTGCCGATTATCGACGACGAGGACCGGAGAGGTAAGGTTATCCGGGTGTGGATGAGGGCTTCCGATCCCGATGGAGACGTGCTTGAACTGGAGGGGATCTCAAGGATCGATCTGGTGGACTATCTGTCCGGGGAGGGGGGTCTCGACGATCACAAGAGAAAGTATCTTTACAGAGACCCTGTGGGATCCAATACGACCTGGGGTTTTTCGCCGATCTACAAACTGGGTGCCCCTAAGGGAGACCTTGAAGCTCGTGTCGTGGCATTGGTGGGCATTGCCGATGACGATGGGTTTTTGAGATGGAGGGAGGATAAGGACACAAGGTTCTTTAAGCTGGAAAAAAGGGTCTTGGGCGACTATCAGCTTTCAGGTAGATTTACGCAGGGATCTCTGGACGGGATCCTCAGGGACCTGGAGTCCAAAGTCCATGAGATAGCGGAACTATGGGAGGACAAAAAGCGATCCTACATCCTTATGTTTGGTCTGGAGAAAAACGGCAAATATCTTTACCCCGGGGAAGCCAATGCCTTTAAGGGCTACTTTGAGGATAAGTTCTCAAAAGTATCCGGAGATAGCGGTAAGGCGGGTAAGGGCAAGGGAGAGGTCCGATGTTCTATGTGCGATCAAAAAGGCTCCTCTTCCGTGAATTTGGATAAGATCTTCGCCTTTGCCACCTTCGATAAGGCCAGTTTTCTGCCTGGGCTGGACAAGAAAAGCGAGAGCAAGGTGTTCCCTATCTGTCAGGAGTGTTTTGCCGCTCTCTCCTCGGGCAGGGAGATCCTGGATAGGGCCTTTACGGACAGACAGACTGTTAGAGGGCTGAACCTTTACGTCGTTCCAGAGCTTACTTTAGGGTCGGATAAACTGGCTATGGCTTCGGAGCATACCGCCGATTTCGTCAGACACGGTCTAAAGGTAGAGGATAAGGTATTCAGAAGGTTGGCCAGACAGGATGATTCTCTGGTGCTCCACTTTCTCTTTTGGGAGAAAAATCAGGCCCAGGAGATACTTCACCTCATGGTGGAGGACGTTCCTCCCTCCAGGCTAAAAAGGCTAGAGGATCTGTGGATAGAGTCTTATCGCCACTTTCTGTGGAACTATATGGAAAAGCCTGTGTTCGATCCCAAGGAAATCGATCTGGATGTGGGTTTGAAGGTGATCTATCAGGTCATGACCTCTCTTTCAGGCAAAAACGAGCAGGACAAAAAGGTCATGGTGAGCAGGATATTGGATCTGCTTGGGCGACTTCTTTCAGGGGAGCTCGTCGACGTTACGGGGATAAAGCAGCTCATGGTGTCCAGGCTTTACGGGCTGTGCTCCAATCCCGAGTGGATTCGCTACGGCGGTAGCGAAATGCGGAAGATGTCTGCGGTGATAGACTTTTTGATCAGGGCGAACAGGAGGTAG